The Aspergillus fumigatus Af293 chromosome 3, whole genome shotgun sequence region GCACTATGTCCGACACCATTCAAGAACTCGCCGATATCCCTCGCGACTTCCTTCGGGATGGCATGTTGTTCGTGCGCAGGTGCACCAAGCGTAGGTTTATCTTTGATAGAGCTTCTGCGACGAGTCTCATCTAATTCAAAGCGTAGCCGACAAGCGTGAATTCATCAAGATCAGCCAGGCTGTAGGCATgggcttcatcatcatggtaAGCTCTTCTTGTCTTATTGCGCGATAACTTTCTGAGCCTATGAATACTTATTGCTTCTAGGGTGGTCAGTTTTCCTCCTAATAGAATAATTAACGCCCCAGTACTTTTTAGGAGATATGCTTACTCTTAGAATAGCCATTGGGTACTTCATCAAGTTAAGTAAGTATACCACAGAGTCCTGGGGAGCATGCGACGACCCTTTCTAATTGTGCTTTTCACTATAGTACACATTCCCGTcaacaacatcctcgtcGGTGGCGCTTAGAATGGAGGCGACAAACCCATGGCAACCATGAAGCGGGTGCCAAAGAGGATGGTTTGAGCTTGAACTTAGCCAATCGCGCGGCGACATGATCTAAACGAATTCCTATCTACCGGAGACGAAGATAAATGGCGATAATCAAGATGGGGTCCTGGAAGACTATTGTTCCTACATGCTCCAGAGAGTTCGGCAAGAAGTTGCCTTCGGGTTATTATGCCCTTGCGTCAACTCTGTACAAATACCACATTTTTCCCAAGTAGCTTTGGGGGGAAAATgcagctttttcttctttttatAATACATCGATTTTCACGAGACCATTTCGAAACCTCAAGAAAGATAGCGGCGAACTATGCGTTTGCTCCAATCAACCAATTTGATCTAACAGTTGAATGTGAACGATATTCGAGTACTTTGAGGAAGACTGTAGTCTAAGGGAAGATATATCGAAACTTTGTTCTTATGTACACAAATTACCAGAGTTCATATGCAAGTTCCTCGTCTAACGGACTCCTTCTGACAGGCCGACTCCGCACCGACTTTTCCTTGTACTGGTTGAACTCGGGCAAGTAATTTAAGTTGCAATCGTAGCTCTTCCCGATCGATGGAGTACCTTCgtcatcagcagcaccatCGTTCCAGCTATGCAGGCTGCAGGTACCCGTGGATAAACCCCAGCCGTTCCAGGATGTTGCTAAACTACTGTCAGCATCTCGCCGATGGACTTCCAGAGTTAGAAAAGAATGATCTTACCAGCGAGGACTGGCGCGCTGGGATGCCAACTCGCATCTCGAACGCAGGTCCGCCACAGCATCTCcccgctcctgctcctgaTCTCATACGCGGTGGTGAACATATCAGGATCGCGCGGTCTCGAATTCAGAGTTGCAAGCCCGACATCAATAGTGCCCGCAAGCGTTGCGTCCAGGTTGTAAACGTACACTTTGCCGTCTTCACTTCCGGTGTAAACATAGCGCGAGTTCGTGCTACTTGATGGCGAGAAATGACAACGGATGAGTGTCTTGAGTACCCGATGACCTCGGAACGTGACAACAGAGCAGTCGTGTGGATGTGGCTCGTAGTAATCTTCGGGATAAGGCTCGAATCTGTAATCATAACCAGTGGTATAACTGCTCACGTCGATGTCTGCAAACCTTGCCGttgtcatcatctttctcAGATCCCACAATTTCATTGTCTGGTCTTTCCCGTTGGAAAGAACATATCGACCGTCTCCTTTGCTGTCGACATATGTAATACCTTCCGTGTGGCCTATGAACACCCCAGCCTCCCGGCCGTCACCCATGGAACGCCGGTCCCAAACACGGATCGTGGAGTCATCCGAGCCAGAGTATAAAATGTGAGGCGATGATTTATCGCCGAAGCAGACGGCGTTGACATCGTCTTCATGCTTCTGTAGTCTTAGAACAGACTGCCTTGTTTCGATATCATAGACAATTACCGAATTGTCAGATTTTCCGGCAACTATTTCGCGTCCATCACCCGAGAAGCGGACTGACCATATCTGTACCTGATCAGTGACTACGCGACGGGTCATTTTATGGGGATGCGCACCGCACTATGCGAGCTGTCGTGGAAGCCGCGCCCAACACGGCCTAAGGACAGGTCCAACACAGAGGGGTCGGATTGGTCAGCTGGGTCTGTCGGTGCAAGGCAGACGATATTTCTAATGGATGTATATGCCAAGAACTTGTTGTCTGGACTCAAGCTCGCATCGGTAATGGTCCACTGGCCAAATGGATAGTCGACAGTCTTGTAGTACTTCCACTCGAATGGATTAGATGTATCGTACATCCGAACTTTGAAGTCCTGCgcacagcagaagaagaagttaCCGTCGTCAGAAAATTGACCCGAATAACATCGCGAGTCATAATGAATAATCTTGTCTGCGGCGGAACCAGGTATCAGATCCTGAGAGGCCCACCAAATTAATACAAAGCTCCTTTTCCGTCGCAGGAGGTCGAGAACTTACTTGTGCAGTTGACTGCACAGCCACTCTATGCCTCCCAGATACGTCAACACCCAGTTCTCTCCACATGATCTTTGCTGCAAGCGTCTTTTTGCGTTTCCTCAGCATGTCGACATAAGAAGGATTCTCTCCGAAATCGCCGGATCGCATGAGTTCCGTACCCTCATCACTTGGAACCTTCGGTAAATTCTCAGCTCCGGAACGTCGAGATCTTCGTGAATATCTCAAGAAACCGAAtacttcgtcatcgtcatcttcatcacctaACGTACCCCCTCTCCACCCATTGTAGTGGAGGATATGTCGCAGACCATTGGAAGCTAACAGATTCAATAATCGAGCAGCCGATACTGCTTGCACCAGTCAGTGTCAATAAAGGAACAAACGTGAGTAGCTCGTTGGGTGGATGGTACCTCGAGTGTGTCTACCTTCTTGAGTTTCTCCGCCAGTCTCTTCATGATCGGGATCATCCATGGAGAATTCAATATGTATGTTACCTAGACGCAAGTGAGGGTCTTCAAATCGTTCGACCCAAGATTAGTCTCGTATGATAAAAACAGCAGTCCATTGCGGGCAAAGCTACCGAAGTGaccttcatcgtcatcttcattttGATCTTCATTTTCAtatccatcctcatctcTATCTTCCGTAACCTCGGACTCCGGTTCATAATCCatgtcgtcttcctcctcgtcctgtTCAAGCCACTCTCTAGCCGGGTGCCACACTGTACCGGAGACTCTTCGAGGCGTAGACTCTTCCGACCTGTTACCACCAATGGAAGACGAACCAGATGGATTCATGTCGGTAAGGTATGTGATCAACTGGGAGGCTGTATCAAACGTATCCTGTATGCAAGATTTCTGCAGCTTCAAACATcaaagcaagaaaaaggcaaGTGTCCATGCCTTTCGGATCTGTTTGATCTGAGTAGTAATGAGTTGGAGCATTGTTGCTTAACTTGCTTATCGATATGTCACCGACTCCGGGTTATGTCATCCCTGTGAGTTCTCCGCCTTCCGTTAACCCCTATCTCCGAGTACTTTGTTGTCAAGTGGGACGGAGTACTCACTCCGTCGTAGAGCAGCCTCCAGTATGAGAGCAGAGAGGTCTTGGCCAAGCCAATCTCTGGCCTCGCGTTACTAGTAGTGTGGATGGCCGAACTCTATTGAGTATTGCTAGGTACCTGTAAGGACATCAAAATTATTCCAGGAACTTGGAGATGGGTCAAATCTTTACAAATCTACTGTAGCTAGATCGCATCGTCCAGACACTTCGTTTGTTTTAAATCAAGCGCATCTCCAATACCCTAACATGGCATAGTCTCACATGATACTCAGAACCAACCAGACGGTTTCGATGTGGCCGCCATGGAGTCTAAGTGTTTGCAAAATCCACCAAGAGATGATCCGAAACTTCATTCGCATATTTCTCTAAGCAAAGATAGCATGGAACTTCTCGTCGAACTGGTCCTTTAACTCGCGGAAGGCATTCAGCACCTCAAACGATACCAATGAAGGTCGGTTCTCGGGCAGGATACCCTGAGTCTCTATGGTGTCCTCGTcgttggaggaggaattaCTGTCGTCACTTAGACCTTCGTCCCATTTCTCCAAGACATCCTCGTCAGTCGTAGCCCGTGTAGTCCCAAGTGATTTTCGCATTTGAGGAGCTTCATTATCAGTGCGCTTCGACGTGCCCTTTCGACCAACAGACTGAACATCGAATAATTCCTCCTTTTCATCCTCGACCGAGATAGATGACGAAGAGTCATCGCTGATGAACATATCTTCCGAACATGCACTCTTCAGGTCGGGATCAAGATAAACTTGCAGAGAAACAATGATCGTAGCCAGGATCAGGGAAAAGTCATTCAGCAGAAACCACGTTTCAGAACGAGAGATGAAATTGGCAACCTCAAGAGGTTCCACACATCCGTGACAGAAGAAATCATACAGATACGCATTCAAAGGTGCCATACCTCCATCCGGATAAACATCAAGGTATGGTATGACACTCTCCTCGAGAAACACGCCAGACCGGACCGAATTACAGAGGTCTTTCATGCTCTTAAAATTATCACCGTGGCCTGAGAGCCCAACAAAAGCTGAACGTGATTGATTCGCTTCCAGTACTCCCAGCAAGCGACTGAGCTGTTGGTGTCCACTGCCCCCAACTGGCACTTTGCTAAGCGGCAACTCACACTCGGGTTCCTTCAGGTGCTGTTTGACGAATGTCTCGACGTACACTGTATATGTTTTGAGAATGCTCTGGTTATGGGCTCGAATCGCCGATACGGCATTCGGTGGCAGCGGTGGCAGCATCACGACCGAGGGAGACTTCAACTCATGTCTCCGGGTCAGAAGTTCCTTGTATCGATACCCGAGAGACTTTCTGCCAAATAGATGGGCAAGCACAATCATCAACGTCCTCAGCTTCTTCTCGGTGTTCTTCCGGTGCTGCTTGCACAATTCCTCAAAGTAGCCTGCACGAAGAAGAGCATGAAATGCGAAAGCACTATTTTCGGTGTAGTACAGATGCGCAATGCTAGAAGCCAAGCGAATTGGCTCTCCATGTCTCCCAATGAGTCCCTGGCGTCGCAGGTATTCAATGGAAAAGCGGAGGTGATGGAGCACCCTGTCCTTCGACTCGGCACTTCCGAAGTTGATGCGTGGCTGAGACAGCAAAGAATTGATTGCCCGTGCTGCGTATGGCGAATCCTTAGAATTATGAAGAAGGATGAACAGTCGAAGCACAAGACTGGTTGTTATAGGGAAATGGCCGTTCAGATCCGGAAGCCGTGAACTCATCAATTGATATACCTTGTGACGGGGAATGCCATGGAAGATGACATTTCCAAGAAGATCAAACCCTCGGCGCCCTGCTCGACCAGCAGCCTGACGGAAATTGAGCGCGGTCAAGAAGACGCTGTCACCACAGAAGACCACGGTCGAACACGGCATGTTGATACCCAAAGCCAGCGTTCCAGTGGCTACAACAACACGCAAGAATCCTGCGCGGAATAGCCTCTCGACGCTGTGCAAATAGTTAGCTAATATCCAATGCTCGTATGAAGGAGGTCACATCTCATACCACTGGCGGTAATGACGATTCAATCCGGCATGGTGGACGCCTACTCCTCTCTTCAGAGCTTCGAGTAACAGAGGCTTGACCTTGCGCCCTTTCATTATTTCTATCTCCTCGAGAAGGTCTTTCCAGTCGAATTTCTGGGTATCAGCAAACGAAAACTGCTCTAGAGGCCTGCCCGGGTCAAACCTCTTGAATGGACTATTATCTTCCTCCACATCCTTTGCGGTCCTCTCAGTTTCCTCCCGAGGTTGTTTAGGATTGccctttttcttgcttttctcATTGGTATGAGCTTTCTTGGTCGCAAGTTTCCTGTATTTCTCGTAGtccgccatcttctgcctccaTGATGCACCACTCTTGTACTTGTCCTCAGCCTTGACTAGAATCTCTAGAGTCGTGATAGCGATCTTTTCGCATGTCGTCCGTGCATAGTTAAAAAGCAGAGCAGGTAGGGCATTTTGGGAATGCAACCCCACGAGGAGTGGGAACACAGATGTGCATAGCTCGTTCTTCATGTCTCTACGTTCGGGGACCACTAGACCGCTCTGGTTCTCTTCGTTGTATTCTGAAACCTGCAATCCTTGAGCAGGTGCGAAGATAGCCTCCAGGTCGCTTTGCACCATTTCAAAGGGAGAGTAACTGTCTTGCATCCATGCCGACAGAAGTCCCTTTAGCTGCGCCTCCCATTCGTACACATCGCTCCGCCTAATGAACCGTGGGAGGGCAAGTTGTGGACTCAGAGATTCTGGCACAGGAAAGTCGACTGATGAGTACTTTACCATACATCTCCAAAGTGTATAGCAGTCTCTCGGCTCAAGGGAAAGATCTTCAGGTATTTGCCGCTGCTTGCTGAGAAGGCTTGTGATTGGGT contains the following coding sequences:
- a CDS encoding translocon subunit SSS1, which gives rise to MSDTIQELADIPRDFLRDGMLFVRRCTKPDKREFIKISQAVGMGFIIMVSSSSIGYFIKVLGSMRRPFLIVLFTIVHIPVNNILVGGA
- a CDS encoding WD40 repeat domain-containing protein; this encodes MNPSGSSSIGGNRSEESTPRRVSGTVWHPAREWLEQDEEEDDMDYEPESEVTEDRDEDGYENEDQNEDDDEGHFDPHLRLGNIHIEFSMDDPDHEETGGETQEGRHTRVSAARLLNLLASNGLRHILHYNGWRGGTLGDEDDDDEVFGFLRYSRRSRRSGAENLPKVPSDEGTELMRSGDFGENPSYVDMLRKRKKTLAAKIMWRELGVDVSGRHRVAVQSTAQDLIPGSAADKIIHYDSRCYSGQFSDDGNFFFCCAQDFKVRMYDTSNPFEWKYYKTVDYPFGQWTITDASLSPDNKFLAYTSIRNIVCLAPTDPADQSDPSVLDLSLGRVGRGFHDSSHSAIWSVRFSGDGREIVAGKSDNSVIVYDIETRQSVLRLQKHEDDVNAVCFGDKSSPHILYSGSDDSTIRVWDRRSMGDGREAGVFIGHTEGITYVDSKGDGRYVLSNGKDQTMKLWDLRKMMTTARFADIDVSSYTTGYDYRFEPYPEDYYEPHPHDCSVVTFRGHRVLKTLIRCHFSPSSSTNSRYVYTGSEDGKVYVYNLDATLAGTIDVGLATLNSRPRDPDMFTTAYEIRSRSGEMLWRTCVRDASWHPSAPVLAATSWNGWGLSTGTCSLHSWNDGAADDEGTPSIGKSYDCNLNYLPEFNQYKEKSVRSRPVRRSPLDEELAYELW